The nucleotide sequence ATCGACGCCGTGCTCGACGACGGGTGGACGGCCGAGCCGAGCCCTTCGACGAGCTCAGGGGCCCAGGGTGGCTCAGGGACCCAGGGGGAGTTCGGCTCAGGGGCCCGGGTTGAGACGGAGGAGGTGCGCTGATGGACGGTTTCCGTATTCCTGTGGGCGACTGGGTCGCCGCCGGCGTCGACTGGATCACCGCCAACCTCGACGGCCTGCTCGACGCGGTGTCGTTCGTCGTGAGCTTCCTCGTCGACGGGCTCACCCGCCTGCTCCTCACGCCCCACTTCGCCGTCATCATCGTGATCGCGGCGCTGATCGCCTGGCTGGTGCGCTCGTGGCAGCTCGCGATCGGCACCATCCTGTCGTTCGGGTTGATCGTCGCCATGGACCTCTGGGTCCCCGCGATGCAGACGCTCGCGCTCGTCCTCGTCGCGGCCGTCGTGGCCGTGCTGATCGCGGTGCCGCTCGGCATCTGGTCGGCGCGCAACGCGACGGTGCGCGCGACGCTGAAGCCGGTGCTCGACTTCATGCAGACGATGCCGGCGTTCGTGTACCTGATCCCGGCGATCGTGTTCTTCGGCATCGGCGTGGTTCCGGGTCTCGTCGCCACGGTGATCTTCGCGCTGCCTCCGGGTGTGCGCCTGACCGAGCTGGGCATCCGCGGTGTCGACGCGGAGACGGTCGAGGCCGGGCACGCGTTCGGGGCGACCCCGGGCCAGATCCTCCGCGGGATCCAGCTGCCGCTCGCGATGCCGACCATCATGGCGGGCGTCAACCAGGTCATCATGCTCGCCCTGTCGATGGCGGTCATCGCCGGCATGGCGGGCGCCGACGGACTCGGGAAGATGGTGGTCGAGGCGATCTCGACGATCAACATCCCGAAGGGCGTCGAGGCCGGACTGGGCGTCGTGTTGATCGCCGTGTTCCTCGACCGGGTGACCGCGGCTCTGGGCGCGCCCGGTGAGAACCGCTCGTCGCTCCTCGGCATGCGGAAGCGACGCGGTTCGTCCCAGCCCTCCGCCCCCGTGGCGTCGGAGCCCGCAGCCGCCGCGCCCGCCGAGCCGGCGCCGGCCGAGTCCGAGCTTACCCGCGCCTGAGGTCCCCGTCCCGCGCCCCACCCCCTTTCGTGCGGGTGCGGGACGGAAAAGGGGCGTCGGGGCCGGGACTCCGGCACGGTTTCGATCCCGGCACAGCTGTCCTGCGGCTCGTCCGCACCTCCTGAATCACATACGGAACGCAAGAGAGAGAGTCACATGAAGAAGAAGATCCTGACCATCACCGCCCTCGGAGCCGCCGCAGCCCTCACCCTCGCCGGGTGCAGCGCAGACGGCGCCGGCGGGACCAGCGGCGGCGGCGACGGCGCGGAGGACAAGGGCACCATCACCCTCGGCTTCCTGCCCTCCTGGACCGACGGCCTCAGCACCGCCTACCTCCTGCAGGACCAGCTCGAGAAGATCGGCTACACGGTCGAGATGAAGACGCTCACCGAGGCCGGCCCCCTCTACACCGGGCTCGCGCAGGGCGATGTCGACATCTACCCGTCGGCGTGGCCGGAACTCACCCACGCCTCCTACATGGACAAGTACGGCGACGACATCGAAGACCTCGGCAAGTACTACGAGAACGCCAAGCTGACCCTCGCGGTGCCGGAGTACTCCGACCTCACCTCCATCGAGGACCTCGCGGGCAAGGGCGCCGACTTCGACGGCAAGATCTACGGCATCGAGCCGGGTGCCGGCCTCACCGCCCAGACCCAGAAGATGATGCCCGAGTACGGTCTCGACGGCGAGTACGAGCTCGTCACCTCGTCGACCGCGGCGATGCTCACCGAGCTGAAGACCGCGACCGACAAGCAGGAGGACATCGTCGTCACGCTGTGGCGTCCGTTCTGGGCCAACGACGCCTTCCCCGTGAAGGACCTCGAAGACCCGAAGGGCGCGATGGGCAAGGCCGAGGGCCTGCACTTCCTGGGCACCAAGGGCTTCGCCGAGGAGTTCCCCGAGGCCGCGGAGCTGATCGAGAAGATCAAGCTCGACGACGAGCAGTACGGCGCTCTGGAAGACCTCGTGGTCAACGAGTACGGCGAGGGCAAGGAAGCCGACGCGGTCGACGAGTGGCTGAAGAAGTACGGCGACCAGTTCGACTGGACCGTCACCAGCTGACGTCCGCCGCACCCCCGGAAGGAGGGTCTCCCCGTGCGGGAGGCCCTCCTTCGTCGTTCCGACCCCTCTTTCATTCGCGCAGGGAAAGTGGAAGCATGGCGCGAAACCGGCGGGTCGACCGGCCCGCGGATGGGGGGATACGACCATGTGCACAGGACTGAGCTTCACGACGGCCGACCACTACTTCGGGAGGAATCTCGATCTGGAGTTCTCGTACAACGAGACCGTGACCGTCACACCGCGGAACTTCCCGTTCCCGTTCCACCGGCTGCCGTCGCTGCCGACGCACCATGCGATCATCGGGATCGCGACGATCGCGGACGGCTACCCGCTCTACTACGACGCGGTCAACGAGAAGGGGCTCGGCATGGCCGGGCTCAACTTCCCGGACAACGCGCACTACCCGGCGCCGGGGTCGGGGGACACCGAGGTCACGCCGTTCGAGTTCATCCCGTGGGTCCTCGGACAGTTCGAGACCGTGGCGCAGGTGAAGGACGCCCTGCGTTCGGTGAGCCTCGTCGACATCAATTTCAGCCCGGAGTTCCCGCTGTCGCCGCTGCACTGGATCATCGCCGACAAGACGGCGTCGATCACGGTGGAGAGCGTGCGCGGCGGCCTCAAGGTGTACGACAACCCGTGGGGCGTGCTCACGAACAACCCCACGTTCGACATCCAGAGCTTCCGGCTCAACGACTTCCAGCACCTGTCGAAGCGGCAGCCGGAGAACACGTTCGCGCCGGATGTGCCGATGGACCTGTACAGCCGTGGCATGGGCGGGATCGGGCTGCCGGGCGATCTGTCGTCGTCGTCGCGGTTCGTGAAGGCCGTGTTCACGCGGATGAACTCGGTGTGCGGCACCTCGGAGTCGGAGTCGATCAGCCAGTTCTTCCAGATCCTCGGCTCGGTCGCCCAGCAGCGCGGCTGCGTGCAGGTCGGCGACGAGGAGAAGTACGAGATCACCATCTACTCGTCGTGCGCCAACACCGCCACGGGCGTGTACTACTACACGACCTACGAGAACAGCCAGATCACCGGCGTCGACATGCACAAGGAGGATCTCGACGGGGCCGAGCTCGCGGCGTATCCGCTGGTGAAGGGTCAGCAGATCGCGATGCAGAACTGACCTGCCGCCCGCGCAACCCCCTGATCGGGCGCGCGCCGGCGGCGTAGCCTGTGGCCGTGGACGGGTTCGCAGCGGTCGACTTCGGGTTCGCCCGTGAGGTCCTGCAGCGGGGCATCGCGGCGCTGTACTTCGTCGCGTTCCTGTCGACGCTGAACCAGTTCCGTCCGCTCCTCGGCGAGCACGGGCTCCTGCCCGCGCCCGCGCTGCTGGACTGGGTGGCGCAGAAGCGCGAGCGCCGGAAGCTGCTGCACCCCACCCTCTTCACCCGCGTCCGCTACACCGACCGGCGCCTCGTCGTGCTGTGCGGGGCGGGGATGGCGCTCGCCGCCCTGCTCGTCGTCGGGGTGCCGCAGCTCGGGCCGCCCTGGGTGCCGATGGTGGCCTTCCTCGCCCTGTGGTTCGGCTACATGTCGGTGGTGAGCATCGGGCAGACATTCTTCTCATTCGGGTGGGAGATGCTGCTGCTGGAGGCGGGGTTCCTTGCGGCCTTCCTCGGTTCGAACGACCAGCCGCCGCCGACGGTGGTGATCGTGCTGTTCTGGTGGCTGCTGTTCCGGCTGGAGTTCGGCGCGGGCATGATCAAGATCCGCGGCGGACGGGAGTGGCGCGACCTGACCGCGATGACCTTCCATCACGAGACCCAGCCGATGCCCGGGCCGCTGAGCCGCCAGGCGCATCTGCTGCCGCGGTGGTTCCACAAGCTCGAGGTCGTCGGCAACCATGTCGCGCAGCTCCTCGTCCCGTTCTTCCTCTTCGCCCCGCTGCTGTCGCTGTGGATGCCCGGTCCGGTGCCGCAGATCGTCGGTGCCGTCGTCGGCGGGATCGTGATCGCGACGCAGCTGTGGCTCGTGCTCACCGGGAACTTCGCGTGGCTGAACTGGGCGACGATCGTGCTGGCGTTCTCCGCGGTCGGCCTCCCCGGCATCGGGACTCCGGAGCGGAGGCCGGAGACCTCAATGCCGTGGACGGTCTCCGGCATGCCGTTGTGGTGGGTCGTGGTGACCTCGGCGGTCGGGGTGCTGTTCGTCGTGCTGAGCGTGCCCGCCGTGCGCAACCTCTTCGCGCGACGGCAGCTCATGAACGCGAGTTTCCACCGCTGGCAGCTCGCCAACGCCTACGGAGCCTTCGGCACGGTCACGCGGGAGCGGATCGAGATCGTCGTGGAGGGGTCGGACGACGAGGAGGGCCAGCACTGGCGCGAGTACGAGTTCCGCGGCAAGCCGGGGGACGTCCGGCGGATCCCGCGGCAGTTCGCGCCGTATCACCTGCGGCTGGACTGGCTGATGTGGTTCCTGCCTCTGGGGCATTCCCTGGACGACTGGTTCTCCGTATTCCTCGTGCGGCTTCTGGAGGCCGACCCTCCGACGCTGCGGATGCTGCGTGTCGACCCGTTCCACGGCGAGCGGCCGCGGTGGGTGCGTGCCGTGTCGTATCGCTACCGCTTCACGACCCGCGCCGAGCACCGCGTCGACGGCGCCGTCTGGGTGCGGACCGGCCGCCGTGTGGTGCTCGGTCCGGTCGGCCTCCGCTGATTCGAGCCGCCCGCTCCACGGCAACTCCGGGCCGGATGGAGCCCCTGGCGCGACTTGAACGGCCGCCGGATACGATCGCGAGGTGACGAACATCGGCTCCCGGAACATGATCCACAGGCTCCGACGGACGCTTGCACGGGCGGGGAGCCTCAAGCCCCACCTCGGTCGCCTTCACGTCGCTCTCGACGCGGCGGAACAGGAGGCGAAAGCGGGCGTCGCCATCGAATGCCTCGTCGAGGCGTGTGCGGAGCGGCCCATCGAATCGCACGTGATCCCCGATGCCTTCCTCAAGAGCGTGGCGGGGTCCGGCCGTCCGATCGCTCCCCACCTGGAGGGTGGGGAGAAGGCAGGCTTCGCTCCTCTGTCGGCGAGAACCACGCCGGTCTTCTCCGGCTACTGCAGCACCCACGACACCGGCCTCTTTCCGTGGGAGACGAAGAAGGACCTCTCGGCGCCCCTCGTGGCGGAGTCCCAGCTCATGCGCGTCGCGGATGCGATGTGGTTCGAGTTCCGGCTGCGTGCACGGATACTCGACAGGACGGCGGCGGCCATCTCGCAGGAGGCGACCGAGGCCTGGGGTGTGTCGATCGGTACCGAGGCGCGGAGCGCCTTGGAGATGTGGCACGACAGCTGGCGGGCGTCGAGTGAGGAGTTGCGCCGCAGCGTCGACGACATGGACGGACTGCGCCTGTCCCTGCGGCGCAATCTGGGGATGGTGGAGGACGGTGGGCCGAGGGCGGTGGTCGGAAGCGTGAGCATTCCTGCCGTGCCCCGCGTCCCTCTTCAGATCGCCGATGGTGGGTGGATCCCGGACTGGCACCCCATCGACGGCGCGTCCCGGCGACCCGCCCCCTTCGTCATCTCTGTGC is from Microbacterium sp. BLY and encodes:
- a CDS encoding lipase maturation factor family protein codes for the protein MDGFAAVDFGFAREVLQRGIAALYFVAFLSTLNQFRPLLGEHGLLPAPALLDWVAQKRERRKLLHPTLFTRVRYTDRRLVVLCGAGMALAALLVVGVPQLGPPWVPMVAFLALWFGYMSVVSIGQTFFSFGWEMLLLEAGFLAAFLGSNDQPPPTVVIVLFWWLLFRLEFGAGMIKIRGGREWRDLTAMTFHHETQPMPGPLSRQAHLLPRWFHKLEVVGNHVAQLLVPFFLFAPLLSLWMPGPVPQIVGAVVGGIVIATQLWLVLTGNFAWLNWATIVLAFSAVGLPGIGTPERRPETSMPWTVSGMPLWWVVVTSAVGVLFVVLSVPAVRNLFARRQLMNASFHRWQLANAYGAFGTVTRERIEIVVEGSDDEEGQHWREYEFRGKPGDVRRIPRQFAPYHLRLDWLMWFLPLGHSLDDWFSVFLVRLLEADPPTLRMLRVDPFHGERPRWVRAVSYRYRFTTRAEHRVDGAVWVRTGRRVVLGPVGLR
- the bsh gene encoding choloylglycine hydrolase, which encodes MCTGLSFTTADHYFGRNLDLEFSYNETVTVTPRNFPFPFHRLPSLPTHHAIIGIATIADGYPLYYDAVNEKGLGMAGLNFPDNAHYPAPGSGDTEVTPFEFIPWVLGQFETVAQVKDALRSVSLVDINFSPEFPLSPLHWIIADKTASITVESVRGGLKVYDNPWGVLTNNPTFDIQSFRLNDFQHLSKRQPENTFAPDVPMDLYSRGMGGIGLPGDLSSSSRFVKAVFTRMNSVCGTSESESISQFFQILGSVAQQRGCVQVGDEEKYEITIYSSCANTATGVYYYTTYENSQITGVDMHKEDLDGAELAAYPLVKGQQIAMQN
- a CDS encoding glycine betaine ABC transporter substrate-binding protein; translated protein: MKKKILTITALGAAAALTLAGCSADGAGGTSGGGDGAEDKGTITLGFLPSWTDGLSTAYLLQDQLEKIGYTVEMKTLTEAGPLYTGLAQGDVDIYPSAWPELTHASYMDKYGDDIEDLGKYYENAKLTLAVPEYSDLTSIEDLAGKGADFDGKIYGIEPGAGLTAQTQKMMPEYGLDGEYELVTSSTAAMLTELKTATDKQEDIVVTLWRPFWANDAFPVKDLEDPKGAMGKAEGLHFLGTKGFAEEFPEAAELIEKIKLDDEQYGALEDLVVNEYGEGKEADAVDEWLKKYGDQFDWTVTS
- a CDS encoding proline/glycine betaine ABC transporter permease — translated: MDGFRIPVGDWVAAGVDWITANLDGLLDAVSFVVSFLVDGLTRLLLTPHFAVIIVIAALIAWLVRSWQLAIGTILSFGLIVAMDLWVPAMQTLALVLVAAVVAVLIAVPLGIWSARNATVRATLKPVLDFMQTMPAFVYLIPAIVFFGIGVVPGLVATVIFALPPGVRLTELGIRGVDAETVEAGHAFGATPGQILRGIQLPLAMPTIMAGVNQVIMLALSMAVIAGMAGADGLGKMVVEAISTINIPKGVEAGLGVVLIAVFLDRVTAALGAPGENRSSLLGMRKRRGSSQPSAPVASEPAAAAPAEPAPAESELTRA